The genomic region TGGTTGGCCACGGTGAGGACGCGACGCCGGGATGGGCGCGGCAGCTGCAGGGCGTCGGGGTGAAGAACGCGGGTGGCGCGCTCGGCTTCCTCGGCAATGGGGGTCCACACGGTGCTCTCCTCGGGCGCGTGGGGTGTCACCGAATCCGGTGCGAGTGTTTCACGTGGAACAGCGGCCGTTTCGCGCTCCGGATGCGAAAACAGGGGCGACTCCGGCCTCATCCCCGATCCTTCCTTCTCCGGCGCTTCCCGTCACGCCCTGGAGCGCGATCGACCACAACTACCGTCGTCGGCACCTCAAGAACCCCTTCCCCGCACACCACAATCCGACCGTTCACGCCCCCCACCGCCGCCACAGCCTGTTCATCCCGCGCCAACTCCTCAGCCGCACTGGACCCCTTCAACGCCAGCAGCTGCCCTTCGGGCCGGGCCAACGGAAGACACCACCCAGCCAACTTCGCCAACGGCGCGACCGCCCGCGCAGTCACTACATCGGCACCAGCAAGCTGTTCCCGAACGGCTTTCTCTTCGGCGCGACCCCGAACAACGGTCACATCGAGTTCCAGCTCCTCCACGACCTCGGTCAACCAAGCCACCCGCCGAGCCATCGGCTCCAGCAACGTGATGGACACATCGGGCCGAGCAATCGCCATCGGCAACCCAGGAAGCCCGGCCCCAGAACCCACGTCAACCACGGAGGCGTTCGGAGCCAGCAACTCGGAGACCACCGCCGAGTTCAACATGTGCCGATCCCACACCCGCTCAACCTCGCGCGGCCCGATCAGTCCACGAGTCTCACCCTGCTCGATGAGCATCTCCGCGAACCGCACCGCCACCCCAAGCTGGTCCCCAAAGACACGCGCCGCCACCTCCGGCACCGCCACCGTTTCACGTGAAACCACGCCCACACCCCGTCCCGTTCGTCGCCGTTTCACGTGAAACGACCACCGCCCCACACGACTCCCAATGAGACCACGAACCCCAACCCGCCCCACGAACCCCCGCCCACCCCAACTCCCAACTCCACCCCAACACCCCCGCGTCCCACCAACCCAGCGACAAGATCAAGACGGAAAGCAACCTTTTCGCCCCGAAAAGCGTTCCGCAGAGGAAGCGGAGGCGCGGGCGGGAAAACAGCGGCCCGGACAAGCGCCACGTCTCACCAAAACCACGACCCACGGCCACCCGACAACACCGGCCAGCCCGGCCCACTGGGAAGAGCCGGACTCAGCAGCACGCAGCAACCCACCCCCAGAACAAGTTGAGAACACCAGCCACCCCGCCCCGACCACGGCTCAGTCGCACAACCCGTTCCCGCCCGGCTCTAGCCCCGGCCTTGACGCTTGCCGGGGCCGCGACCCAGTGCCCGGCAAGGTCTCAGCACCCGCCGCCGCCTCAACTTGAGCCCGAATTCATCCCAGCTCCGCCAGCGACATCGCGCGCACCACCGCCACCGGCCCACCTCGGGCGCACGCGCCAACTCATGCGCCAGTGCCACCTACGCGTCGCCCGCCCCCTCCAGCGCCGCCGGGCCGCTCACACCGCCAGGCCGCTCACACCGACTCGCCCGCGCCGCCCGGCCGCGCGCCTGCCCCAGCCGCGGCCCGGCATGCGCGCACCCACGGCTGGCGGCTGGCGGCTGGCGGCTGGCGGCTGGCGGCTGGCGGCTGGCGGCTGGCGGGGGAGTGTCGCCGCCCCGGGCCGCGCCGCACCAGGGTGCCGTGCGCCCCAAAGGTCAGTGCGACAGGGGTTGGGCGCAAAAACAAACGCCCGGCCGGGGGAGTCCCGGCCGGGCGTCTGTGGTTCTTGCTGGGGTCAGCTGGTGGGGAAGACCACCACGCGGCGGTGGGGTTCTT from Crossiella sp. CA-258035 harbors:
- the rsmG gene encoding 16S rRNA (guanine(527)-N(7))-methyltransferase RsmG — translated: MVSRETVAVPEVAARVFGDQLGVAVRFAEMLIEQGETRGLIGPREVERVWDRHMLNSAVVSELLAPNASVVDVGSGAGLPGLPMAIARPDVSITLLEPMARRVAWLTEVVEELELDVTVVRGRAEEKAVREQLAGADVVTARAVAPLAKLAGWCLPLARPEGQLLALKGSSAAEELARDEQAVAAVGGVNGRIVVCGEGVLEVPTTVVVVDRAPGRDGKRRRRKDRG